From Pelosinus fermentans DSM 17108, the proteins below share one genomic window:
- a CDS encoding acetyl-CoA carboxylase biotin carboxylase subunit, producing MFKRILIANRGEIAVRIIRACQELDIETVAVYSDVDAEALHVQLADYAYNIGPADAMKSYLNMDAIIMAAKASKSEAIHPGYGFLSENADFAEKVTKAGLIFIGPSAEIIRQVGNKDAARAAMKAAGLPMTIGSEPIVNNEHACNLAGEIGYPVILKPVSGGGGKSMYVANNQLELISALNKVDVTRSPFYLETYISEARHIEVQIMADTYGNVLHVGERECSIQRRNQKVLEESPSSALTPEMRTTVGAMAIRAAKSIYYTNVGTVEFLLDVKTGKFYFMEINPRIQVEHAVTEMVTGIDLVRRQIRIAAGEPLNKKQEDILFIGHAIECRINAEDPEQCFIPSPGHIDFYHEAGGPRVRVDSGVCAGMTVQPHYDSMVAKVIAHGRTRGDAIKIMRRALAEYRISGIKTNISFQQEILNNPHFCSGNIDTQFVYKRMTPIQEAECEIDNENKKYYSQG from the coding sequence ATGTTCAAAAGAATACTCATCGCCAATCGTGGTGAAATTGCCGTTAGAATCATTCGAGCCTGTCAGGAACTAGATATTGAAACAGTCGCTGTATATTCAGATGTTGATGCCGAAGCCCTACATGTCCAACTGGCCGACTATGCGTATAATATCGGACCTGCAGATGCAATGAAAAGTTACCTAAATATGGATGCGATCATTATGGCCGCTAAAGCTTCAAAATCAGAAGCCATTCATCCAGGATACGGCTTTTTGTCAGAGAATGCTGATTTTGCTGAGAAAGTTACGAAAGCAGGCTTGATCTTTATCGGACCTAGTGCCGAAATCATCCGCCAGGTGGGAAATAAAGATGCAGCTCGTGCGGCTATGAAGGCAGCTGGTCTGCCTATGACAATAGGTAGTGAACCGATTGTCAATAATGAACATGCCTGTAATTTAGCCGGTGAAATTGGCTATCCAGTCATTTTAAAACCAGTATCTGGCGGCGGCGGCAAATCGATGTATGTTGCCAACAACCAATTAGAACTGATCAGTGCCTTAAACAAGGTTGATGTAACACGCAGCCCGTTTTACCTGGAAACTTATATTTCTGAAGCACGACACATAGAAGTACAAATCATGGCGGATACCTATGGCAATGTCCTTCACGTAGGTGAACGGGAATGTTCCATACAGCGCCGCAATCAAAAGGTACTCGAAGAATCCCCATCCAGTGCCTTAACCCCTGAAATGCGTACCACCGTTGGAGCAATGGCTATCCGTGCCGCCAAAAGCATTTATTATACCAATGTAGGAACAGTAGAATTCTTATTGGACGTGAAAACAGGCAAGTTCTATTTCATGGAAATTAATCCTCGTATTCAAGTAGAACATGCTGTAACAGAAATGGTTACAGGTATTGATTTAGTCCGCCGACAAATCCGGATTGCTGCAGGTGAACCTTTAAACAAAAAGCAAGAAGACATTTTGTTTATCGGTCATGCCATTGAATGCCGTATTAACGCCGAAGATCCAGAACAGTGTTTTATTCCTTCCCCTGGTCACATTGACTTTTACCATGAAGCAGGCGGCCCAAGGGTTCGAGTAGACAGCGGTGTATGCGCTGGTATGACAGTGCAGCCCCATTATGATTCCATGGTTGCAAAAGTCATTGCCCATGGACGCACCAGAGGGGATGCCATTAAAATTATGCGCAGAGCCTTGGCGGAATACCGCATTTCTGGTATTAAAACCAATATTAGTTTTCAACAGGAAATCTTAAATAACCCTCATTTCTGCAGCGGCAATATTGATACTCAATTTGTTTACAAACGTATGACTCCCATTCAAGAAGCAGAATGTGAAATTGACAATGAAAATAAAAAATACTATTCCCAAGGGTAG